In Alosa sapidissima isolate fAloSap1 chromosome 4, fAloSap1.pri, whole genome shotgun sequence, the following are encoded in one genomic region:
- the LOC121707775 gene encoding neuritin-like, which produces MGFMSAEARFSAVVAVVLLAVAQVSADVKCENIYKDFSDCVLELGESMDNQQENVTSEKGVEAVCSHWEAFHSCALTALSDCQEEAGPIWETLRADSRKLRFQGSLFDLCSPNAAPGLGLAWLPMSLLLLPLVVQLLSGPESICPSL; this is translated from the exons ATGGGATTTATGTCGGCTGAGGCTAGATTTAGTGCCGTAGTTGCAGTAG TGCTCTTGGCTGTAGCCCAGGTGTCTGCAGATGTAAAGTGTGAGAACATCTACAAGGACTTCTCCGACTGTGTCCTGGAGCTCGGGGAGAGCATGGATAACCAGCAGGAGAATGTCACCAGTGAGAAGGGCGTGGAAGCTGTCTGCAG CCACTGGGAGGCGTTCCACTCCTGCGCTCTCACCGCACTCTCCGACTGTCAGGAGGAAGCAGGGCCCATATGGGAGACTTTAAGGGCAGACTCCAGGAAGCTCCGGTTCCAGGGCAGCCTGTTCGACCTGTGCAGCCCCAACGCCGCCCCCGGCCTGGGCTTGGCCTGGCTGCCCATGTCCCTGCTCTTGCTTCCCCTGGTGGTCCAGCTGCTGTCAGGGCCAGAGTCCATCTGTCCGTCCCTATAG
- the LOC121707773 gene encoding translocon-associated protein subunit alpha-like: MFQFGSKLLLVFLLAFPCGLLSVGHVSAEDELEDEVPDAAVEEEEDEEEEDEVVVEDPQATDTDTEDDLDEDAAATDVTSHPDADTTIIFVTGEEFAANEIVKFLVGFTNKGSTDFTVQSLEASFRYPQDFQFYIQNFTALPLSTVVQPEKQASFEYSFIPAQPMAGRPFGLVILLNYQDGEGNTFQSAIYNQTVTITELDEGLDGETMFMYIFLGGLIVLGAFGLYQVLESRTRKRLPVKVETGTGGMGDVDISWIPQETLNVMNKASPKASPRKRAKRTAGTTDQ; encoded by the exons ATGTTTCAATTTGGGTCAAAGTTATTACTTGTATTTCTGCTGGCATTTCCATGCGGTCTGCTCTCTGTTG GGCATGTATCCGCAGAAGATGAACTAGAGGATGAGGTTCCAGATGCTGCAGTcgaagaagaggaagatgaagaagaggaagatgaagtGGTGGTGGAGGACCCTCAAGCTACAGACACA GACACAGAGGATGATTTAGATGAAGATGCTGCTGCTACAGATGTGACCTCTCATCCTGATGCTGACACCACCATCATCTTTGTGACTGGAGAAG AGTTTGCTGCCAATGAGATTGTGAAGTTCCTTGTGGGTTTCACCAACAAGGGCAGCACTGATTTCACCGTGCAGTCTTTGGAGGCCTCCTTCCGTTATCCTCAGGACTTCCAGTTCTACATCCAGAAT TTCACAGCGTTGCCCCTGAGCACAGTGGTCCAGCCTGAGAAACAGGCATCTTTCGAATATTCCTTCATCCCTGCCCAGCCCATGGCTGGCCGTCCATTCGGCCTGGTCATTTTGCTGAACTACCAGGATGGCGAG GGAAATACTTTCCAGAGTGCCATCTACAACCAGACTGTCACCATCACTGAGCTGGATGAGGGACTGGACGGAGAGAC AATGTTCATGTACATATTCCTTGGTGGACTGATTGTTCTCGGCGCCTTTGGATTGTACCAGGTTTTGGAATCCCGCACG AGGAAGAGGCTTCCAGTCAAGGTGGAGACAGGCACCGGGGGCATGGGTGACGTTGACATCAGCTGGATCCCTCAGGAGACCCTTAACGTAATGA ACAAAGCCTCCCCGAAAGCCTCACCAAGGAAGCGCGCCAAGAGAACAGCTGGCACCACAGACCAGTAA